In Halarcobacter bivalviorum, a genomic segment contains:
- the accD gene encoding acetyl-CoA carboxylase, carboxyltransferase subunit beta: MDLKNLFSKISFDNKEQQATKKDAPTHWIKCPECSSLMFFKEVENQNNICPKCNFHMRIGAKRRIEILADSDSFVEYDADLRPIDPLKFVDKKSYKKRVDEAEKKTGRTSAVVSGECNINGVPVQIVVFDFAFMGGSLGSVEGEKIVRAVNRAMEKHQGLIIVSASGGARMQESTFSLMQMAKTSAALKKMDQAKLPYISVLTDPTMGGVSASFAFLGDIIMAEPGALVGFAGQRVIKQTIGADLPEGFQRAEFLLEKGSIDMVVNRSDMKKTLSDLLTMFYKNISAS, translated from the coding sequence ATGGATTTAAAAAACTTATTTAGTAAAATTTCATTTGATAATAAAGAGCAACAAGCTACAAAAAAAGATGCTCCAACACACTGGATTAAATGTCCTGAATGTTCATCTTTAATGTTTTTTAAAGAGGTAGAGAACCAAAATAATATCTGCCCTAAGTGTAATTTTCATATGAGAATTGGAGCAAAAAGAAGAATTGAGATTTTAGCAGATAGTGACTCATTTGTTGAGTATGATGCTGATTTAAGACCTATAGATCCTTTAAAATTTGTTGATAAAAAGTCTTATAAAAAAAGAGTTGATGAAGCTGAGAAAAAAACAGGAAGAACTTCTGCTGTTGTAAGTGGAGAGTGTAATATTAATGGTGTTCCTGTTCAAATAGTTGTATTTGATTTTGCCTTTATGGGTGGTTCTTTAGGTTCTGTAGAGGGTGAAAAAATTGTTAGAGCTGTAAATAGAGCTATGGAAAAGCATCAAGGGTTAATTATTGTTTCTGCTTCAGGAGGTGCAAGAATGCAAGAGTCAACTTTCTCATTAATGCAAATGGCAAAAACATCTGCAGCACTGAAGAAAATGGACCAAGCTAAACTACCTTATATTTCTGTATTAACAGACCCAACTATGGGTGGAGTATCTGCTTCATTTGCTTTCTTAGGTGATATTATAATGGCTGAACCAGGTGCATTAGTAGGTTTCGCTGGACAAAGAGTTATTAAGCAAACTATTGGTGCAGATTTACCAGAAGGTTTCCAAAGAGCTGAATTCTTACTAGAAAAAGGTTCAATTGATATGGTTGTTAATAGAAGTGATATGAAGAAAACTCTATCTGACCTATTAACAATGTTTTATAAAAATATCTCAGCAAGTTAA
- a CDS encoding 23S rRNA (pseudouridine(1915)-N(3))-methyltransferase RlmH: MKINIYAIVKPSSDDFDKLNKEFIKMCSKYAKVEVHHIFDKNIAKAQNISQNEAQKSYTQAFEKYLTGHCIALDVLGKKIDSFKFSELISNDSEVNFFIGGAYGFEREFLNRCQSVISLSDLTMAHKVVTVVLLEQIFRGLAIKNNHPYHK, translated from the coding sequence ATGAAAATAAATATTTATGCAATAGTAAAACCAAGTAGTGATGATTTTGATAAACTAAATAAAGAGTTTATTAAAATGTGTTCAAAATATGCTAAAGTTGAAGTTCATCACATCTTTGATAAGAATATTGCAAAAGCTCAAAATATCTCTCAAAATGAAGCACAAAAATCTTATACACAAGCTTTCGAAAAGTATTTAACAGGTCACTGTATAGCACTTGACGTTTTAGGAAAAAAGATTGATAGTTTTAAATTCTCTGAATTAATTTCAAATGATAGTGAAGTTAATTTCTTCATTGGTGGAGCTTATGGCTTTGAAAGGGAATTTTTAAATAGATGTCAAAGTGTTATTAGTCTTAGTGATTTAACTATGGCTCACAAAGTTGTTACAGTCGTCTTACTAGAACAAATCTTCAGAGGATTAGCAATAAAGAATAATCACCCATATCATAAATAA
- the dksA gene encoding RNA polymerase-binding protein DksA, whose translation MANAKQIEELKNILLERKELITRNIQGSRDSIDSLKNSECNDEYDYAEVSSDSFKEGIIANQQIKELNEIEDALKRIDKGTYGICEMCDESIAIGRLRAKPFAKYCTPCREIHEQEQ comes from the coding sequence ATGGCTAATGCAAAACAGATTGAAGAGTTGAAAAATATTCTCTTGGAAAGAAAAGAATTAATCACTCGAAATATCCAAGGAAGCAGGGACAGTATCGATTCTTTAAAGAATTCTGAGTGTAATGATGAATATGATTATGCAGAGGTTTCAAGTGATAGTTTTAAGGAAGGGATTATCGCAAACCAACAAATTAAAGAGTTAAATGAGATTGAAGATGCACTAAAAAGAATTGATAAAGGTACTTATGGTATTTGTGAAATGTGTGATGAGTCTATAGCTATTGGAAGACTTAGAGCAAAACCATTTGCAAAATATTGTACTCCTTGTAGAGAGATTCACGAACAAGAACAATAA
- a CDS encoding tRNA dihydrouridine synthase, whose protein sequence is MTKKIDFSQPLIVLAPLAGYTDLPFRSVVKKFGADVTISEMISSNALVYKSEKTRKMIEKSPEEDPYIVQIAGNKPELVRDAVEILNDIEGIDGIDLNCGCPAPKVFNHGSGSNLLGDLKKLEEILSTVKRYSKKQYTSAKVRLGVDTKIPVEIGKAVEACGIDFVSVHGRTRAGKYKAPVDYDAIKMMKEAISIPVIANGDIKDYTKAQEVLKYTNADGVMIGRGAIGKPWVFYQLKHGIEDISADKKREIILEHFDAVIKFHGIHGAIMFRKLLHSYSKGYQGAAEFRDIINRVTDEKVMRDMIENFF, encoded by the coding sequence ATGACAAAAAAAATTGACTTTAGCCAGCCACTTATTGTGCTGGCACCGCTTGCAGGATATACAGACTTACCTTTTAGATCTGTTGTTAAAAAATTTGGTGCTGATGTAACTATTTCTGAAATGATTTCTTCAAATGCTCTTGTTTATAAATCTGAAAAAACAAGAAAAATGATAGAAAAATCTCCTGAAGAGGATCCTTATATTGTACAAATTGCAGGAAATAAACCAGAATTAGTTAGAGATGCTGTTGAAATATTGAATGATATTGAAGGAATAGATGGGATTGACTTAAATTGTGGTTGCCCAGCTCCAAAAGTATTTAATCATGGTTCAGGTTCAAATCTTTTAGGAGATTTAAAAAAGCTTGAAGAGATTTTAAGTACAGTAAAAAGATATTCTAAGAAACAATATACAAGTGCAAAAGTAAGACTTGGTGTTGATACAAAAATTCCAGTAGAGATTGGAAAAGCAGTTGAAGCTTGTGGAATAGATTTTGTATCAGTTCATGGAAGAACAAGAGCAGGAAAATATAAAGCACCTGTTGATTATGACGCAATTAAAATGATGAAAGAAGCTATTTCAATTCCAGTGATTGCCAACGGGGATATAAAAGACTACACGAAAGCTCAAGAGGTATTAAAGTATACTAATGCTGATGGTGTAATGATTGGACGTGGTGCTATTGGTAAACCTTGGGTTTTTTATCAATTAAAGCATGGTATTGAAGATATAAGTGCTGATAAAAAAAGAGAGATAATCTTAGAACATTTTGATGCTGTAATTAAATTCCATGGTATTCATGGGGCAATAATGTTTAGAAAACTTCTACACTCGTACTCAAAAGGGTATCAAGGTGCAGCAGAATTCAGAGATATCATAAATAGAGTAACTGATGAAAAAGTTATGAGAGATATGATAGAAAACTTTTTTTAA
- a CDS encoding 50S ribosomal protein L11 methyltransferase: MTDYYYELIVEPDDNLEVFIDLLAALTNEAIEESDGKVIARSEEDLIDVKEGIEKFSQAININCTITLTKKENEDWIKQYQESVKSVEVGKFFVRPSWDEKKEDKIDIIINPALSFGSGHHETTSSCLEAISTYAKENYEVLDVGTGSGILAIAASKLGCKVDICDTDEICIEDTKSNFELNNSNFNEAWIGSANSVKDKKYDMVIANIVADVLMFIHKDLKKCLKDDGILVISGILDKHKDKVLKKFNDLEQLELIHKNEWITVIFKNRS; encoded by the coding sequence TTGACAGATTATTATTATGAGTTGATAGTTGAGCCTGATGATAACTTAGAAGTTTTTATTGATTTGCTTGCTGCTTTAACAAATGAAGCAATAGAAGAATCAGATGGCAAAGTTATTGCAAGAAGTGAAGAAGATTTAATAGATGTAAAAGAGGGAATTGAAAAGTTTTCACAAGCAATAAATATTAATTGTACTATTACTCTAACAAAAAAAGAGAATGAAGATTGGATAAAACAGTATCAAGAATCTGTAAAATCTGTAGAAGTTGGTAAATTCTTTGTAAGACCTTCTTGGGATGAAAAAAAAGAAGATAAAATTGATATAATAATTAATCCTGCACTATCTTTTGGTTCAGGACATCATGAGACTACTTCTTCTTGTTTAGAGGCAATAAGCACTTATGCAAAAGAAAATTATGAAGTATTAGATGTAGGAACAGGAAGTGGAATTTTAGCAATTGCTGCTTCAAAGCTAGGGTGTAAAGTAGATATTTGTGATACAGATGAAATTTGTATAGAAGATACTAAATCAAACTTTGAATTAAATAACAGTAATTTTAATGAAGCATGGATTGGTTCAGCAAATAGTGTTAAAGATAAAAAGTATGATATGGTAATTGCAAATATAGTTGCTGATGTTTTAATGTTTATTCATAAAGATTTAAAAAAATGCTTAAAAGATGATGGTATCCTAGTTATATCAGGTATTTTAGATAAACATAAAGATAAGGTACTTAAAAAATTTAATGATTTAGAACAGTTAGAGCTTATTCATAAAAATGAGTGGATAACAGTTATATTTAAAAATAGGAGTTAA
- the ftsH gene encoding ATP-dependent zinc metalloprotease FtsH translates to MNNRPDKNGQDNNNNNNNNFFNNNPLLVFVIFSIVTIFVFKAVFPEGNSQVGATNQNIAAFGQAKNQTVAYSELKKLISNGSIQYVGIGNTQIKAVSKPTNGQVTTFTARRVVPDNTLIPSLEEKGIAYGGINEENLLADVLFGWVLPIFIFFAIWMFLARRMSKSMGGGSGGILGIGSSKKMINSEKPNVKFEDMAGNKEAKEEVQEVVDFLSDPERYVKLGAQIPKGVLLVGPPGTGKTLLAKAVAGEADVQFLSVSGSAFIEMFVGVGASRVRDLFEQAKKSAPAIIFIDEIDAIGKSRASGGPMGGNDEREQTLNQLLAEMDGFSTEAAPVIVLAATNRPEVLDPALLRPGRFDRQVLVDKPDYEGRIEILKVHIKDVKLAKDVDLKEVAKMTAGLAGADLANIINEAALLAGRALKEQVEPSDFKEAVERQIAGLEKKSRRISPKERKIVAYHESGHALIAEITKGAKKVNKVSIVPRGLAALGYTLNTPEENKYLMQKHELIAEVDTLLGGRAAEEVFIGEISTGAGNDLERATDIIKAMASIYGMSDVAGLMVLEKRTNQFLGGQTQKDFSNEMAKNLDEHVKSVLNERYQAVLKELRDHKEAIEQMTAELLDIEVISGERVREIIKENGGTVFEDEDLHTEALNEEVKETSTENEEENKENEKEVSTETDTNLESNENETLDDENKSTKDDSK, encoded by the coding sequence ATGAACAATCGACCAGATAAAAATGGCCAAGATAATAACAATAACAATAACAATAACTTTTTTAATAATAATCCTTTATTAGTATTTGTTATTTTCTCAATAGTTACTATTTTTGTTTTCAAAGCAGTATTTCCAGAAGGAAATTCTCAAGTAGGAGCTACAAATCAAAATATTGCAGCTTTTGGACAAGCAAAAAATCAAACAGTTGCATATTCAGAGCTTAAAAAATTAATCTCTAATGGTAGTATTCAATATGTAGGAATTGGAAATACTCAAATTAAAGCAGTAAGTAAACCAACAAATGGTCAAGTTACTACATTTACAGCAAGAAGAGTAGTTCCTGATAATACTTTAATTCCTTCATTAGAGGAAAAAGGTATTGCTTATGGTGGAATTAATGAAGAAAATCTTTTAGCAGATGTTCTTTTTGGATGGGTTTTACCAATTTTTATTTTCTTTGCAATTTGGATGTTCTTAGCAAGAAGAATGTCTAAATCAATGGGTGGAGGTTCTGGAGGAATTCTTGGAATAGGAAGTTCTAAGAAGATGATTAATTCAGAAAAACCAAATGTAAAATTTGAAGATATGGCTGGAAATAAAGAAGCAAAAGAAGAAGTTCAAGAAGTTGTTGACTTCTTATCTGATCCAGAAAGATATGTAAAACTAGGAGCTCAGATTCCTAAAGGTGTTCTTTTAGTAGGACCTCCGGGTACAGGTAAAACTCTTTTAGCAAAGGCAGTTGCTGGAGAAGCAGATGTTCAGTTTTTATCAGTTTCTGGTTCAGCATTTATTGAAATGTTTGTTGGAGTTGGTGCAAGTAGAGTAAGAGATCTTTTCGAACAAGCTAAAAAAAGTGCTCCTGCAATTATTTTTATTGATGAGATTGATGCCATAGGTAAAAGTAGAGCAAGTGGTGGTCCAATGGGTGGAAATGATGAGAGAGAACAGACTCTAAATCAACTTTTAGCAGAGATGGATGGATTCTCTACAGAAGCTGCTCCTGTTATTGTTTTAGCTGCAACTAATAGACCAGAAGTATTAGACCCAGCACTTCTTAGACCAGGAAGATTTGATAGGCAAGTTTTAGTTGATAAACCTGATTATGAAGGAAGAATTGAAATTCTTAAAGTTCATATCAAAGATGTTAAATTAGCTAAAGATGTTGATTTAAAAGAAGTTGCAAAAATGACAGCAGGTCTTGCTGGTGCAGATTTAGCAAATATTATTAATGAAGCAGCTCTTTTAGCTGGACGTGCTTTAAAAGAACAAGTTGAACCAAGTGACTTTAAAGAAGCTGTTGAGAGACAAATTGCAGGTTTAGAAAAAAAATCAAGAAGAATCTCTCCAAAAGAGAGAAAAATTGTTGCTTATCATGAATCTGGACATGCTTTAATTGCAGAGATTACAAAAGGTGCTAAAAAAGTAAATAAAGTATCTATTGTTCCTAGAGGACTTGCTGCACTTGGATATACACTAAATACTCCAGAAGAGAATAAATATCTAATGCAAAAACATGAGTTAATAGCTGAAGTTGATACTTTACTTGGAGGACGTGCAGCAGAAGAGGTTTTCATTGGAGAAATTTCAACTGGTGCTGGAAATGACCTTGAAAGGGCAACTGATATTATTAAAGCAATGGCTTCTATTTATGGAATGAGTGATGTTGCAGGTTTAATGGTTTTAGAAAAAAGAACAAATCAATTCCTTGGTGGACAAACTCAAAAAGATTTCTCTAATGAGATGGCTAAAAATCTTGATGAACATGTTAAAAGTGTTTTAAATGAGAGATATCAAGCTGTATTAAAAGAGTTAAGAGACCATAAAGAAGCAATTGAGCAAATGACAGCAGAACTTTTAGACATTGAAGTTATTTCAGGTGAAAGAGTAAGAGAAATTATTAAAGAAAATGGTGGAACTGTTTTTGAAGATGAAGACTTACATACTGAGGCTTTAAATGAAGAAGTAAAAGAGACTTCTACTGAGAATGAAGAAGAAAATAAAGAGAATGAAAAAGAAGTTTCAACAGAAACTGATACTAACCTTGAATCTAATGAAAATGAAACATTAGATGACGAAAATAAATCTACTAAAGACGACTCTAAATAA
- a CDS encoding sensor histidine kinase has protein sequence MIDKLNTIRDLIIVLVLGVIIWGILSSIDGFELLIEYLKTYEDYELDELLLLLLILSPFLIIYSLLRIKEAIHFNKQLKELNESLEKRVQAELKKREESEILLIQQSRYAALGEMISNIAHQWRQPLNALSLIVQNLNFLYKGQLLNDEQMERAMEKIKILTNSMSQTIDDFRNFFKPEKVKREFIVKNTVKKALKIIDASFENLNIEIDSSKVELDTQAYGYENEFSQVLVNVLINAKDAIKENEIEEPKIIIELVENDDMIDLIVKDNAGGIPEDVISKVFDPYFSTKEKGTGIGLYMSKIIIEKNMQGHISIKNLDDGVQFIISLPTYKE, from the coding sequence ATGATTGATAAATTAAATACTATACGAGATTTAATCATAGTTTTGGTGTTAGGTGTAATAATTTGGGGTATTTTATCAAGTATTGATGGATTTGAGTTACTAATAGAGTATTTAAAAACTTATGAAGATTATGAACTCGATGAATTACTATTATTGCTATTAATTTTAAGTCCTTTTTTAATTATTTACTCTCTGTTAAGAATAAAAGAAGCAATACATTTTAATAAACAACTAAAAGAATTAAATGAGTCACTGGAAAAAAGAGTTCAAGCAGAGCTTAAAAAAAGAGAAGAGAGTGAGATTTTATTAATTCAACAATCAAGATATGCTGCTTTAGGAGAGATGATTTCAAATATAGCACATCAATGGAGACAACCTTTAAATGCTTTAAGCTTAATTGTTCAAAATTTAAACTTTTTATATAAAGGTCAACTTTTAAATGATGAACAGATGGAAAGGGCAATGGAAAAAATAAAAATTTTGACTAATTCCATGTCTCAAACAATAGATGATTTTAGAAACTTTTTCAAACCAGAAAAAGTAAAAAGAGAGTTTATTGTTAAAAATACAGTAAAAAAAGCTTTAAAAATTATTGATGCCTCTTTTGAAAACTTAAATATTGAAATTGATTCTTCAAAAGTAGAACTTGATACTCAAGCATATGGATATGAAAATGAGTTTTCTCAGGTATTAGTAAATGTACTAATAAATGCAAAAGATGCAATTAAAGAAAATGAGATAGAAGAACCTAAAATTATAATAGAACTTGTTGAGAATGATGATATGATTGATTTAATTGTTAAAGATAATGCAGGAGGAATACCTGAAGATGTTATCTCCAAGGTTTTCGACCCATATTTTTCAACAAAAGAGAAAGGTACAGGTATTGGTCTTTATATGTCAAAAATAATTATAGAAAAAAATATGCAAGGACATATAAGTATTAAAAATTTAGATGATGGAGTTCAATTCATTATCTCTCTTCCTACTTATAAGGAGTAA
- a CDS encoding PAS domain S-box protein: MLQMKSELSLLNELNVLYVEDDKYIQEELEFFLSGKVKSLTIASNGQEGLEAYKNNQIDLIITDIQMPKMNGLEMSRKIREINKDAKIIITTAFNDTEYLMEAIKLNLGNYLTKPLDLNYLIEIMIESAKNILLEKENRRILNTFEQYKSVVDERSIVSKTDINGIITYINKPFEEISGYTVSELIGKSHNIIRHEDTPIEVFEDMWQTILAKKVWQGKIKNKKKNGDYYIVDTIIKPIVNIDGEIEEFIALRNDITELEMSKEYFKHRNEKTSTNLKESIRVAKTYKDIVDKSNMIIRIDLDRNITFVNDAFCEVSGYSKDELIGKPYAMLKDSNVTMEEYQTEINAMFDAMDGKRVLRRKLANRAKDGSTFYCKAISYPLVDKNGEISEYMGVRHDITDIEKLHKELEDTQRELIYRLGEVGETRSKETGNHVKRVANYSKLLAKHYGLSKEEENHLFSASPMHDIGKVGIPDNVLNKPGKLDEKEWEIMRTHSEIGYEILKNSARPILKAAAIVSYTHHEKWDGTGYPKGLKGKDIHIFGRITAIADVFDALGSDRVYKKAWPLEQILDYFKEQKGKHFDPTLVDIFLENLDEFLEIRDKYKDNFGKNS; encoded by the coding sequence ATGCTTCAAATGAAAAGTGAGTTAAGCCTTCTAAATGAGTTAAATGTATTATATGTAGAAGATGACAAATATATTCAAGAAGAGTTAGAATTCTTTTTATCTGGAAAAGTAAAAAGTCTAACAATTGCTTCAAATGGACAAGAGGGTTTAGAAGCTTATAAAAACAATCAAATTGATTTGATTATTACTGATATTCAAATGCCTAAAATGAATGGTTTAGAAATGAGTAGAAAAATCAGAGAAATTAATAAAGATGCTAAAATTATAATTACTACGGCTTTTAATGATACTGAATATTTAATGGAAGCAATAAAATTAAATTTAGGAAATTATCTTACAAAACCACTAGACTTAAACTATTTAATTGAAATAATGATTGAGAGTGCTAAAAATATACTTTTAGAAAAAGAGAATAGAAGAATACTAAATACTTTTGAGCAATATAAAAGTGTAGTTGATGAAAGATCAATTGTTTCAAAAACTGATATAAATGGAATAATTACATATATAAATAAGCCTTTTGAAGAGATTTCAGGTTATACAGTTAGTGAATTAATTGGAAAATCACATAATATAATTAGACATGAAGATACACCTATAGAGGTTTTTGAAGATATGTGGCAAACTATTTTAGCTAAAAAAGTTTGGCAAGGAAAAATTAAAAATAAAAAGAAAAATGGTGATTATTATATAGTTGATACGATTATAAAACCTATAGTAAATATTGATGGAGAGATTGAAGAATTTATTGCTTTAAGAAATGATATTACAGAATTAGAGATGTCTAAAGAGTACTTTAAACATAGAAATGAAAAGACTTCAACTAACTTAAAAGAGTCAATTCGTGTAGCTAAAACCTATAAAGATATAGTTGATAAATCAAATATGATAATTAGAATAGATTTAGATAGAAATATCACTTTTGTAAATGATGCTTTTTGTGAAGTTAGTGGCTATTCAAAAGATGAACTAATAGGTAAACCTTATGCAATGCTAAAAGATAGCAATGTTACTATGGAAGAGTATCAAACAGAGATAAATGCGATGTTTGATGCTATGGATGGGAAAAGAGTATTAAGACGAAAACTTGCAAATAGAGCAAAAGATGGTTCAACTTTTTATTGTAAAGCAATCTCTTATCCTTTAGTAGATAAAAATGGAGAAATATCTGAGTATATGGGTGTTAGACATGATATTACAGATATTGAAAAACTTCATAAAGAGTTAGAGGATACTCAACGAGAGCTTATCTATAGACTAGGTGAGGTAGGAGAAACTAGAAGTAAAGAGACTGGAAATCATGTAAAAAGAGTTGCAAATTATTCAAAACTTTTAGCAAAACATTATGGTTTAAGTAAAGAGGAAGAAAATCATCTATTTAGTGCCTCTCCTATGCATGATATTGGAAAGGTTGGAATTCCTGATAATGTTCTAAATAAGCCAGGAAAGCTTGATGAAAAAGAGTGGGAAATAATGAGGACACACTCTGAAATAGGTTATGAGATTTTAAAAAATTCAGCAAGACCTATTTTAAAAGCAGCAGCAATAGTCTCTTATACTCACCATGAAAAATGGGATGGTACAGGTTATCCTAAAGGTTTAAAAGGTAAAGATATTCATATTTTTGGAAGAATAACTGCTATTGCAGATGTATTTGATGCATTAGGAAGTGATAGAGTTTATAAAAAAGCTTGGCCCCTAGAACAAATATTAGATTATTTTAAAGAACAAAAGGGCAAACATTTTGACCCTACTTTAGTAGATATCTTTTTAGAAAACTTAGATGAATTTTTAGAAATTAGAGATAAATATAAAGATAACTTTGGTAAGAACTCGTGA